The nucleotide window GAATCTGTGTCCAAGCCCTCACTTTGTAGAATGTCAGGGCACAGCTGTCAGCCCCACAgtgggggtctggggggtgaGGGCTCCAGAAACCCCAGATAcccttcccagggagctgtggggggTTTGCCAGTCACTTCTGCAGCATGCAAGGATGTGGGGGGGACAGCAATGCTGTGCAGGATGCTGCAGCCAAGCCCCAGTCACTTTGGTCCCTGTGCCCATGGCCACAcaccctcctgcagtgctgtcccactgctcccacATCTGCCTGTGCCCACCCACATCCAGCTGTGCCCACCTGTGCCCAcctgtgtccccctgtgctcacctgcagagagcagccgggcccagaggcagcagagccccaagagcagcagcagcgacaGCAGCCGCATGGCACGGATGGGCAGCGTGGGGGCTGCCTctctgggcacaggcagggttTTAAATCCTCCTGGGGCAGAAGGTTGGTCCCCATGACCTGGCCAGTGCCCCAGCACCTGACATGCTCCATCCGAGCGTGAATatcccctgtcccctccctcctgcaggcagctgctgctggacgAGCCTCAGGGGAGGCACGAAGGTGGTGACAGGAGCAGCCAATGAAACTTCCTGCTGCGGGGGACAGGTAGGGCACAGGTGGCAGCGAGGGGCCGGGAgaccctgcctggggctggccTGGCCGAGGTAGCAGAGGTGGCTCCCTGGCCGGGCGCTGTGGAGCAGCCCGTGGTGCCCTGGCAGCTCTCCGGGCATTGTTCTGCCTCTGGGAACAATCGCTGGTTCCTGAGGGACGTCCTGTGACCCGACACGGtccacagccctgcactgccaccagcccctcagccctgcatCTCCTGGCCAGCCTGGAGACCAGGACAGGCCAGGGGGCATGGGGTCCTGGTGCTGGGAACAGGGAGGTGGGGGCTCTGCATGGGCACCAGgactgcagggctggagcacgGTGTCCTGTGTCCTTGCCGGAGGCAGAGTGGGTGCCCAGATTCCAGTCAGGCggtgctggagctgcctcttgcctcctgctcccttccacGGGGCTGATGGGATCAGCCACCCCGGCCGCTGCGAAGTGTCGAAGTGTCGCAAGGACGGCGGCATCGGAGCTGCCGGGGCTTTCCCTGACGGTCCCTTCCGGGAGTGCCTGtccctgggagaggcaggagggctcCACACCCCCGCCCGGGCAGCTGCCTGCacgtgtgtgtacatgtgtgtgcacacgtgGAAGCCAGctgtgcacacgtgtgtgtgcgTGTGGAGTCCACGCTCCCCGTGTTCCCGCTCTGTCCCTCGGCTCCCCTGGTGCCTCTCCTGCCGTGCAGCCCGGCCTGGGCAGGAACATCatcctgctggcacagcaccgcccctgtccccatcccacctgagcctccgCCCTGGGAGATGCCACATTCCTGGGTGCACCCTGAGCACCCTGGTCACTGTTTTCCCCCTGGAGAAGATCTGGCTGGCGGCTCTGCCCCCCCCAGCTATGCCAGTTGCTCACCCTGCAGATCCCTGgtgtcagggcagggcagggggtaCCTCTGAAGGGGTTTCTATCACGTGCAGCCCCAACATCTACCTGGGAACAGCCCTCCCCTTTAACCCGCCGTGCCCCAAACCCCAGCAACCGCCGGGAGCGGCTCCGCATCCACGGCGGTGTCACCCCAGCCTGGGCATGGCGTTACTGCGAGGCCAGGCGGTGCGAGGACAGCCGGAGCTGCTCTGGAAGATGCCGTCAGTCGTTCCACGGATCATCCGGCTGTGATTCCCTGCGAAGATAGCGGGAAAAATGCAGCCCCGGTGGATTCTGGCGCTGTGGCCCTGCCCTCCTGTGGGTGCGGGGCTGGGAGTCTCTGTGCCACCGGGAATGTCCGGATGGCTCAAGGCAGTACCGAGGGTAGCCGCTGAGCCGCGGCCCCGGGACCACCACGGTCCCTGCGCGGGGGTCCCTTTCCCACTGCCCACCCTGACCCTGCGCTCCCGACCGCCTCCAGCATGTCCCTCGGGCTTTGCTCCCGCCCTGCTCAGGACTGGCCACGTCACCGTGTCTCATGCCGGGGTTTCTGCCAGGATCTCGTTTTGGGGCTTtagaggagaggcaggaaaagctgcagtggaGCGAAGGCGGCGGGCGGCaccaccccccccaaaccccaccccGAGTCCGACTTTCCTGGCCCCTCTCCACGGAGCTTTCCTCGCCCTCCACTTCCCCCTTGGGACAGTAATTACGGCAGTAATTAGGAAGACAATTATTCCTGCTGAATGGAAACAGCTTAATCTGTTTCTCCCTCCTTTTGGCAGGTTTCACCCCACGCCCGCCCACGGGTGCCGGTGGGTGCCGCCCAGCCAGGGACCCGGAGCCCTGCGCTGCTGTGCATCAGGATCCCCGGCTGGAAGCCTGGAGGGCTGTGAGCCGTGTCCCATTCCCAGGGAATGCTCCCCACATCAGCACGATGAAGCTGCCAGACCCCGACGTGCTGCCAAGAGCAGGGGGCTgccgggggggcacagggcacgGCTCAGGGCAGGCAGTCCCCGGGAGTGGGGTGGGTGAAGGAAACATCACTGTCCTGTGGGACCTTCAACAGCCACGATTGCAGGCAGTGAGGTGGTACCCACAGGCTCAGCCCCATATGCAGGGAGTGCAGGGCAGTGGTGCTGCAGTGTGCCGTgccccagctcttccctggctgaTGGCTGGGCCAGAGCCAGCAGCTTTCCATGCCCTGGCATGGCACTGCCATCCTCACTGGTGGCAGAGAGGCCAGTGCTgacctccctgtgcccatccccaTGATAGGCTTGTCCCCAGGAGACTGTGGCTGCTGCCGGtggtgcccccagcccagcctgggcacaccACTGCCACCCAGCTGGGCTCCCCGAGAGCCACTCCAGGACAGCTGTCCCGTCCTACCGGTCCCCCTGGCTCCAGGGATgtggccaggatgccactgggGAGGCTGGGCCCTGCCTAGGTGTGGCTCATTACCTGCATGGCAGGAATTACCTGGGCTCAGGCGACAGCCCTGCGCCCTCTGCCCCACCCGCGCACCTTAAATCCCAGCCCACCACACCCAGGGCCAGACCCGGCCATCCAGGGCaccatggagctgctgcctggctgccttctcctcctcctcctcactgccctgctccccctcaCCACACGGTCCGGCCCGGCCCCACACGGACATGGACGAGAAGAGCTGGGGATGGGTGAGTGTGGCCAGGGCAtggcctggggacagggacacccgaGTGCTGCTCTTGGCCAgtgctcccctctgcccctgtGCTGCCAGGTGCCTGCAGGGgtctggggctgtgggtgcccGGGGTCTGGccctggggcactggggggctgcTGAGGCCCCTGCTCAGTGGCTCTCCCCAGCGTTCTGGCCACTGTGTCCCACAGCAAAGCCTGGGTACTGCTACTACATCTCGGAGGTGGTGGAGGACCCGCTGGATGAGGCCTGTGGTGCCTGCCACAGGGATGCCTCCTGTGCCCGCTGCACCAGCGATGCCGACTGCCACGGTGTCACCAAGTGCTGTCCCAGCAAGTGCGGCTACACCTGCCAGGAGCCAGTGCTAGGTGAGAGGTTGGTGCCGTGGTAGTggggctctggagcagcaggggtGGGTGACTGGAGGGGTGTTAGTTCACACTGGGAAACAAGCTGGGAAGGGAGGTCCCTGGGGTGCTCCCGGGGTCGTGCCAGGTCCTTGCAGACCACGAGGGGCAGCACACTGTGCAGTGGAGGAGCACCCCAGCTGCTGGTACATGGGGCCGTGGGCTGCTGGCACAAAGGGTTTGGCAGTAAGAAGGGACCGGAACTGTGCAGACCTTTCCAGGAGCCTGGCAGCACTGAGAGTGGTGGcatccctgtcctgcccctGGCTCAGCCTGTCCCCTTTGGACCATGCAGACTTCTGCTACCTGCCCTCGGTCTGTGGGAACTGCAAGGCGCTCTTCCGCCGCTTCTTCTTCAACGCCTCCAGTCAGCAGTGTGAGGAGTTCATCTACGGCGGCTGCGGCGGCAACAGGAACAACTTTGAGACCAAGGGCGAGTGCTCCCAGGCCTGTTCCCACGTCAGTAACTAGCAACGTGCCGTGGGCCATGTGCCACAGATGGaggctgctcctggccctgctcctgaCACCCCATGTCTCAGTTCCAGGTGACTGATAGTGCTGGCCCGGGGGGTGTAGTggcctctgcacagccccagcccaggggaagctgctgctggtggtcaCATCCCTGACCTTGGAGGGAACCATTCCCTGCGGGGCTGGTGGCAACGAGTGCTGTTGGCTGGGGTGGCCATGCTGGGGGGCTGCGGCTTGACTGGGGATGCTTGCTGGCTCAATGACAGGGACATGTGCCCCACGATGACAGCATGGCTGCCCCTTCCTATGCCATGGTGCCTGACCAGAGGAGCCCATCCCTCCCCTCAGGCTGTGACACTTCAATATAAGGGTGGGTCCTTGGATGAGCACGTCTGGGTCTCGTCCttcctgctggagcaggcagtGCCCATCCCTCTTGTCTCCCCTCCCTCTCGGGGACTGGGTGATGGGTGCCTCCAGCAGCATGGCATGGTGGCCCCGGGGCTCTCCCAGCCACCACCCTGCAGCTCCCCCTGCCTCAGATggcctcccagcccagccttgcCCTTGAGCTGCTGATGTGACCTGGCTGGGAGCTGAAGCCACTGAATGGAGGAGGAATGGCCACCAACTCAATGGGTGCCCATCCCCAGCCTGCCTTGACCCAGGTCATTGTCTGCACCGCTTCACTGGCCCCTTGGCACCAACTCCAGCAGGGACTAAGCACCCTGCCCCCGGGGatgctccttccctgggagccaCAGTTGattccaggctgctccaggagcaTGTGGGGCAGCTGGAGGCGGCCAAGTACACACTTTATTGCCGAAGGTGGTGTGGAGGGGACAGGCCAGCTGGAGCCTGTGACTGTCCCACATCCGCTAACGAAGGTGtcttcctgctgcagaggagctgctctcccATCACGCAGCATCTGAAAAGGAGGACGTGCTTTTAAGGGAGCCACAAGGCTGGAGAAGTGAGGGACCAGTGGCCATGTTTGCAGCCATGCTGGCCAGCTCTGTGAGAGCTTCATCCTGCTCCATGTCACTTGAGATCCCCTCGCCCTGAAAGTGcacctgctgggagcagagcaatGGGGCAGCAGCGGGAACCGGCCTCACGATGATGCCGAGCTGGGAGCGTGCTGAGGGCTGTGCCCTTCACACGGGTCTGGTTGACACCCTGCATGACCTGGTGCCAGCCCTGGTGCTGGCCCCATCCTTACCACTGGACACCCATGTGCAGACGTGGCCGCAGCCGTTGCTGCAGCACTTGTGGCCCCAGGGACATTCCTCGTCAAGGCTGCACAGGTCCAGGCACGACCCACGGCCCCTGGGCACGGGGCACGCTCCATCTCTGCCTGCAAGGCAGAGCACCCTGCCATGGGGCACCTGGCTGGAACGCCCCACGTGTCCCAGGGCAATGCCTGAGTTCTCTGTCTCACCTCCGGGGGTGTCCTTGCAGACGCGGCCACAGCTGGTGCGGGTGCACCTCTGGCCCCAGGGACACTGTGAGTCAGCCTCGCACTGCTCTGTGCACCGCTCAGCACCGTGTCGTGGCACAGCCGCCGTGTCACGCTCTGCGGGCAGGGCAGGACGGTCACCTGGTGACTCTGAGCTGAGGCTGTGTGTGCTCATCACTTGCACAGAAGGAAGGGGAGGCatgggaagaaggacaggggCAGATCATATCCCTGGAAGTTGTGGGACCCCGCGGGCACAGCCATCTCAGCAGATCCCCCCACAAGTTCACGGCACGGGATCCTCAATGGGATAGGAGGGCCAGGATACCCCAAGGAGTGGGTGCTGAGGGAATGCTGGGCTCCATCCCCACAGGGCAGAGGGCACAAGAGGCTGACCTTGCAGAGAGGCTGGCATGCAGACATGGCCACAGCCGTTACTGCAGCACTTGTGGCCCCAGGGACACTCCTCGTCGAAGTTGCACAGGTCCAGGCatgtccccccttccctggggatgGGACACACTCCCACTCTGCCTGCAAGGCAAGTACCCAGCTGAGGGGCACCTGGCTAGGGCATCTCACAGTGGGGCACCCCAGAGTGGCCCTGCATGGCTCCCAAAGGGCCTGGCTGGCTCTCACCTCCAGGGATGTCCATGCAGACATGGCCGCAGCCGATGCTGGTGCACCGCTGTCCCCGGGGACATTGTGAGTCGACCTCGCACTCCTCCATGCACTTGCCATCAGcgctgtcctggctctctgcaggGGCACACGGAGATCCACTGTCACCTGGCCACCCTGGGGGGGCTGGAGCCAGCTCCCCCCGAACAGGCTGTGCCTGCTACCTCTGGGCACGGCCACGCACTCCCAGCCACAGCCTGTGTCGCAGCACTTCTCCTCTCGCAGGCAGACACTGTCATCCAGGCACTGGCTCCCACGCCGACGCCGGGGGTCCCAGCATGGCTCTGGCCGGGGACACTCCCCAGGGTGCTCTATTGGAGGAGGGGACCTGGATGAGGGCAGGGGTCCCTGCTCTCACTTTACTGTCCCGTGCTGGTGGCCGGGCTGCCGCGCTCACCTCGGGCAGGGCGGGTGCAGCACATGGCGCAGCCAGAGAAGCAGCACTTCTCCTGCCGGGGACAGTCCCTGTCATGGGCACAGGAGTCCTGCTCCGAGCACGGTTCAGAAATCTGCTGTGGCCTCACCTTTGGGCACTCGCCAGGTTTGTCTGAGATGGGACGGAaggggcagcaggggcagggaccACACCATGCTGTGGGCACCCCCTTTTTTTGCAGCCTCAGGGCACTGTGAAGGCTGCACCCTGGGGGTCTGAGCAGCTGCCCTATGGCAGCACCATCCCACATCTTTCCCCCAGGAGCTTTGACATGCCTGGTGTGTGACAACCCTGTCCTGGTAACCTTTTCCTCACCTGGTTCGGGGGCCAAGCACACAGGgccacatctgctgctgctgcagcacttcTCAGCCCCCGGGCACTGCCAGTCCCGGATGCAAGTGGTGCCACATGGGGATGTGGCCAGCGGAGCCTCCTCAGCCAGCGGGCAGATGCCTGGTTTTTCtaggggcaggaggcagcagtgctgggtgtgcaaacagcagcagtgggtcTTTCCCACCCAGTCCCCCAGTCCCTGGAGCTGGGGGACACCTCTGCCTGTATCTGGCACCTTGGGACGGGGGCAGGCAGACATAGTCGCAGCCGCTCAGGCAGCACTTCTCCTTGCCGGGGCACTCGTCATCATGCCAGCACCAGGCTCTGCAGTCATaactggggaacagcccagcaTAGGCTGGGCAGAATCCGTCCTTCCCTGTGGACATGGCATGGGATGGCTGCAGTGCCACTCTTTAGAGGCACAGCCACGGGGACCAGGGTGTGTGGGGTTGTTGAACctctggggcagctcctggccccCTCACCTTGGCCACGTGCTGGGCACCGCTGGCTGCACATCTGGTGACAGCACACGTGGGATGGGGGACAGTCCTGGTCCTGGAGGCACCCCCACTGGTGTGGCAGTGGCCGTTGGgtggctgggacagggctggtgTCCTCTGCACCATGGACCAGGTGAGAGCGGGATGGTGGCCTCGCCAGAGGGTGGCCTCactgtcccctctcccctccagcaccCACCTGGGAGCTGCACAGTGAGTCCCCACCCCAGACCCCGGCGAGCATGAGGAGAGGAGCCCCTGTTGTGCCACAGCTCTGTGGCCCCACGGCATCATCCCTGACCTCTGAGCCATGTCCCCGCCCGCACTGCCCGTCCTGTCCCATCCTGCCTCACCAGCTGACGCTCCCGGCAGG belongs to Pseudopipra pipra isolate bDixPip1 chromosome 17, bDixPip1.hap1, whole genome shotgun sequence and includes:
- the LOC135423490 gene encoding balbiani ring protein 3-like isoform X2, producing the protein MSLGVFLLLGLLILRAEPSVTSEEKGGDPPKPGRCPRDFMRCLCQEPPLCANDSSCPAGLKCCPWECRLRCIPPAEEKPGACRAAAPEGLIAPCSFPCLEDKDCLGMQKCCPLGCGSACLEPAPDQPKPTEGPVVQPTPFQERGRGDGDCPDVQKCCNSSCGHQCLPGASAEDTSPVPATQRPLPHQWGCLQDQDCPPSHVCCHQMCSQRCPARGQGKDGFCPAYAGLFPSYDCRAWCWHDDECPGKEKCCLSGCDYVCLPPSQEKPGICPLAEEAPLATSPCGTTCIRDWQCPGAEKCCSSSRCGPVCLAPEPDKPGECPKVRPQQISEPCSEQDSCAHDRDCPRQEKCCFSGCAMCCTRPAREHPGECPRPEPCWDPRRRRGSQCLDDSVCLREEKCCDTGCGWECVAVPRESQDSADGKCMEECEVDSQCPRGQRCTSIGCGHVCMDIPGERDTAAVPRHGAERCTEQCEADSQCPWGQRCTRTSCGRVCKDTPGGETENSGIALGHVGRSSQVPHGRVLCLAGRDGACPVPRGRGSCLDLCSLDEECPWGHKCCSNGCGHVCTWVSSGKDGASTRAGTRSCRVSTRPV
- the LOC135423490 gene encoding balbiani ring protein 3-like isoform X1 translates to MSACPRPKVPDTGRGVPQLQGLGDWVGKTHCCCLHTQHCCLLPLEKPGICPLAEEAPLATSPCGTTCIRDWQCPGAEKCCSSSRCGPVCLAPEPGEEKVTRTGLSHTRHVKAPGGKMWDGAAIGQLLRPPGCSLHSALRLQKKGVPTAWCGPCPCCPFRPISDKPGECPKVRPQQISEPCSEQDSCAHDRDCPRQEKCCFSGCAMCCTRPAREHPGECPRPEPCWDPRRRRGSQCLDDSVCLREEKCCDTGCGWECVAVPRESQDSADGKCMEECEVDSQCPRGQRCTSIGCGHVCMDIPGGRVGVCPIPREGGTCLDLCNFDEECPWGHKCCSNGCGHVCMPASLQERDTAAVPRHGAERCTEQCEADSQCPWGQRCTRTSCGRVCKDTPGGETENSGIALGHVGRSSQVPHGRVLCLAGRDGACPVPRGRGSCLDLCSLDEECPWGHKCCSNGCGHVCTWVSSGKDGASTRAGTRSCRVSTRPV
- the SPINT4 gene encoding kunitz-type protease inhibitor 4, producing MDEKSWGWVSVARAWPGDRDTRVLLLASAPLCPCAARCLQGSGAVGARGLALGHWGAAEAPAQWLSPAFWPLCPTAKPGYCYYISEVVEDPLDEACGACHRDASCARCTSDADCHGVTKCCPSKCGYTCQEPVLDFCYLPSVCGNCKALFRRFFFNASSQQCEEFIYGGCGGNRNNFETKGECSQACSHVSN